The Streptomyces sp. HUAS CB01 genome has a segment encoding these proteins:
- a CDS encoding APC family permease, whose product MTQELRRSLGVSDAVVIGLGSMVGAGVFVALAPAAAAAGTGPLLLLALGLAAVVAYCNATASARLAARHPASGGTYVYGRERLGPFWGYLAGWGFVVGKTASCAAMALTVGAYVRPEHAHAVAVAAVVALTAVNYGGVQKSARLTRVIVAVVLAVLAAVVVTSFTSPAADPGLLLSGGPGGGAWGVLQAAGLLFFAFAGYARIATLGEEVRDPARTIPRAIPVALGIALTVYVGVACAVLSVLGVDELGGATAPLADAVRAAGAEGLVPVVRAGAAVAALGSLLALILGVSRTTLAMARDGHLPRTLAAVHPRFRVPHHAELAVGAVVAVVAATADVRGAIGFSSFGVLVYYAIANASAWTLGSRGRVLTVVGLAGCLVLAFALPLSSVVAGAAVLAAGAVAYAVRARVSRGRP is encoded by the coding sequence ATGACACAGGAACTACGCAGGTCGCTGGGCGTGTCCGACGCCGTTGTCATCGGGCTGGGCTCGATGGTCGGCGCCGGGGTCTTCGTCGCCCTGGCACCCGCGGCTGCCGCGGCCGGGACCGGGCCGCTGCTGCTCCTGGCGCTGGGTCTGGCCGCGGTCGTGGCGTACTGCAACGCCACGGCGTCGGCCCGGCTCGCGGCCCGCCACCCGGCGTCGGGCGGGACGTACGTGTACGGGCGGGAGCGGCTGGGCCCGTTCTGGGGGTATCTCGCGGGCTGGGGCTTCGTCGTCGGGAAGACCGCCTCGTGCGCGGCCATGGCACTGACCGTGGGGGCGTACGTCCGGCCGGAACACGCGCACGCCGTCGCGGTGGCCGCGGTCGTGGCGCTGACGGCCGTGAACTACGGCGGTGTTCAGAAGTCCGCCCGGCTGACCCGGGTGATCGTCGCGGTCGTACTGGCGGTCCTGGCGGCGGTGGTCGTCACCTCCTTCACCTCCCCGGCCGCGGACCCCGGGCTTCTGCTGTCGGGCGGTCCCGGCGGCGGCGCGTGGGGTGTGCTGCAGGCCGCCGGACTGCTGTTCTTCGCGTTCGCCGGGTACGCGCGGATCGCGACGCTCGGCGAGGAGGTGCGGGACCCGGCCCGGACGATCCCGCGGGCGATCCCGGTGGCCCTGGGGATCGCGCTGACCGTGTACGTGGGCGTGGCCTGTGCGGTCCTCTCCGTGCTGGGCGTGGACGAGCTGGGCGGGGCGACGGCTCCGCTGGCCGACGCCGTCCGGGCGGCGGGGGCGGAGGGGCTGGTACCCGTCGTACGGGCCGGGGCTGCGGTGGCCGCGCTCGGCTCGCTGCTGGCGCTGATCCTCGGTGTCTCCCGGACGACGCTGGCGATGGCCCGGGACGGCCATCTGCCGCGCACGCTCGCGGCCGTCCACCCCCGTTTCCGGGTCCCGCACCATGCGGAGCTCGCGGTGGGGGCGGTGGTGGCCGTGGTGGCGGCGACGGCCGACGTGCGGGGAGCGATCGGCTTCTCCTCGTTCGGTGTGCTCGTGTACTACGCCATCGCCAACGCGTCGGCCTGGACGCTCGGTTCACGGGGGAGGGTGCTCACCGTCGTCGGGCTGGCGGGCTGTCTGGTGCTGGCCTTCGCGC
- a CDS encoding GlsB/YeaQ/YmgE family stress response membrane protein encodes MGIVSWIVLGLLAGIIAKILLPGRDPGGLIGTTVIGVAGAFVGGWMSSRFLDRPITKDFYDGATWVSAIGGALVLLIGYRILFGHSRSR; translated from the coding sequence ATGGGCATCGTCAGCTGGATCGTGCTCGGTCTGCTCGCCGGGATCATCGCCAAGATCCTGCTGCCGGGTCGTGACCCGGGCGGACTGATCGGCACCACCGTCATCGGCGTCGCCGGCGCGTTCGTCGGCGGCTGGATGTCGTCCCGTTTCCTGGACCGGCCGATCACCAAGGACTTCTACGACGGTGCCACCTGGGTGTCCGCCATCGGCGGTGCGCTCGTCCTGCTCATCGGGTACCGGATCCTCTTCGGTCACTCGCGGTCCCGCTGA
- a CDS encoding alpha-ketoglutarate-dependent dioxygenase AlkB family protein — protein MSAGLFPRERAEVAPGAVHVPGWLSADRQRELVGVCREWARGPVPIRHTRLPRGGVMSVRTVCVGWHWQPYRYTRTADDVNGARVAEFPGWLAELGRAALTAAYGDGSGEPYAPDTALVNFYDGAARMGMHQDKDERSGAPVVSLSIGDTCVFRFGNTENRGRPYTDVELASGDLFVFGGPSRFAYHGVPRVLPGTADPALGLTGRLNITLRETGLRD, from the coding sequence GTGAGCGCCGGGCTGTTCCCGCGGGAGCGGGCCGAGGTCGCGCCGGGCGCGGTGCACGTCCCCGGCTGGCTGTCCGCGGACCGGCAGCGCGAACTCGTCGGGGTGTGCCGGGAGTGGGCGCGCGGGCCGGTCCCGATCCGGCACACGAGGCTGCCTCGGGGCGGGGTGATGTCCGTGCGGACGGTGTGCGTCGGCTGGCACTGGCAGCCGTACCGGTACACGCGGACGGCGGATGACGTGAACGGTGCCCGGGTCGCGGAATTCCCGGGATGGCTCGCGGAGTTGGGGCGTGCGGCGCTGACCGCCGCGTACGGCGACGGGAGCGGCGAGCCGTACGCACCGGACACCGCTCTCGTGAACTTCTACGACGGCGCCGCCAGGATGGGCATGCACCAGGACAAGGACGAGCGGTCCGGCGCCCCGGTGGTGTCCCTCAGCATCGGCGACACCTGTGTCTTCCGCTTCGGGAACACCGAGAACCGGGGCCGGCCGTACACGGACGTGGAGTTGGCGTCCGGGGACCTGTTCGTCTTCGGCGGGCCGTCCCGCTTCGCGTACCACGGGGTGCCCAGGGTCCTGCCGGGCACGGCCGACCCCGCGCTGGGGCTGACGGGCCGGCTGAACATCACCCTGCGCGAGACCGGGCTCCGGGACTGA
- a CDS encoding methylated-DNA--[protein]-cysteine S-methyltransferase, whose amino-acid sequence MTVYATVDSPLGELLLVGEESATAVGGTALLSLSLPGQKGAARAGEDRRLAPEAFGEIAAQLRAYFAGELRSFSIEFAQGAGTDFQRRVWRAVEEIPYGRTVSYGRIAERVGAAGAGVRAVGTAIGRNPLLIVRPCHRVIGADGALRGYAGGLPSKERLLGLEGALVP is encoded by the coding sequence ATGACGGTGTACGCGACGGTCGACAGCCCGCTCGGTGAGCTGCTGCTGGTCGGCGAGGAGTCCGCGACCGCCGTCGGCGGGACCGCGCTCCTCTCGCTCTCGCTGCCCGGTCAGAAGGGCGCCGCACGGGCCGGGGAGGACCGGCGGCTCGCCCCGGAGGCGTTCGGGGAGATCGCCGCCCAGCTCCGCGCCTACTTCGCCGGGGAGCTGAGGAGCTTCTCGATCGAGTTCGCGCAGGGCGCCGGCACGGACTTCCAGCGGCGTGTGTGGCGGGCGGTGGAGGAGATTCCGTACGGGCGGACGGTGAGCTACGGCCGGATCGCCGAGCGGGTCGGTGCCGCGGGCGCGGGGGTACGGGCCGTGGGGACGGCCATCGGCCGCAATCCGCTGCTGATCGTGCGCCCGTGCCACCGGGTGATCGGCGCCGACGGGGCGCTGCGCGGGTATGCGGGCGGGCTGCCGAGCAAGGAGCGGCTCCTCGGGCTGGAAGGCGCGCTGGTGCCGTGA
- a CDS encoding YajQ family cyclic di-GMP-binding protein codes for MADSSFDIVSKVERQEVDNALNQAAKEISQRYDFKGTGATIEWSGEKILMQASGEERVKAILDIFQSKLIKRGISLKALEAGEPQLSGKEYKIFASIQEGISQENAKKVAKTIRDEGPKGVKAQVQGDELRVSSKSRDDLQAVISLLKGKDFDFALQFVNYR; via the coding sequence ATGGCCGACTCCAGTTTCGACATCGTCTCGAAGGTCGAGCGGCAGGAGGTCGACAACGCCCTCAACCAGGCCGCCAAGGAGATCTCGCAGCGCTACGACTTCAAGGGCACCGGCGCGACCATCGAGTGGTCCGGCGAGAAGATCCTGATGCAGGCGAGCGGCGAGGAGCGGGTCAAGGCGATCCTCGACATCTTCCAGTCCAAGCTGATCAAGCGGGGCATCTCGCTGAAGGCGCTGGAGGCGGGCGAGCCGCAGCTCTCCGGCAAGGAGTACAAGATCTTCGCGTCGATCCAGGAGGGCATCTCCCAGGAGAACGCGAAGAAGGTCGCCAAGACCATCCGCGACGAGGGCCCCAAGGGCGTCAAGGCGCAGGTGCAGGGCGACGAGCTGCGGGTCAGCTCGAAGAGCCGTGACGACCTGCAGGCCGTCATCTCGCTGCTGAAGGGCAAGGACTTCGACTTCGCCCTCCAGTTCGTGAACTACCGCTGA
- the nadE gene encoding ammonia-dependent NAD(+) synthetase has product MSGSASIALQQEIARELEVAETFDAEREIERRVAFLTERLISTGLRSLVLGISGGVDSTTTGRLCQLAVERARAAGHEARFHAMRLPYGVQADEHDAQLALSFIRADHVLTVDIKPASDAALAALPAAEVSFRDAHHQDFVHGNIKARQRMIAQYAVAGAHDGLVVGTDHAAEAVSGFFTKFGDGAADLVPLTGLTKRRVRALADALGAPAELVWKTPTADLETLDPGKADEDALGVTYDDIDDFLEGKPVDERAFDTIVRRYRATGHKRALPIAP; this is encoded by the coding sequence GTGAGCGGTTCGGCGTCCATCGCCCTGCAGCAGGAGATCGCCCGGGAACTCGAGGTCGCCGAGACCTTCGACGCGGAGCGCGAGATCGAGCGCCGGGTGGCCTTCCTCACCGAGCGCCTGATCTCCACCGGTCTGCGCTCCCTCGTGCTCGGCATCAGCGGCGGCGTCGACTCCACCACCACCGGTCGGCTGTGCCAGCTCGCCGTGGAGCGGGCCCGGGCGGCCGGCCACGAGGCCCGGTTCCACGCGATGCGGCTGCCCTACGGAGTCCAGGCCGACGAGCACGACGCCCAGCTCGCACTCTCCTTCATCCGGGCCGACCACGTGCTGACCGTGGACATCAAGCCCGCGAGCGATGCCGCGCTCGCCGCCCTGCCGGCCGCCGAGGTGAGCTTCCGCGACGCCCACCACCAGGACTTCGTGCACGGCAACATCAAGGCCCGGCAGCGCATGATCGCCCAGTACGCGGTGGCGGGGGCGCACGACGGGCTCGTCGTCGGCACCGACCACGCCGCCGAGGCTGTCTCCGGCTTCTTCACCAAGTTCGGCGACGGCGCCGCCGACCTGGTCCCGCTGACCGGTCTGACCAAGCGCCGGGTGCGCGCCCTCGCGGACGCGCTGGGCGCGCCCGCCGAACTGGTGTGGAAGACCCCGACGGCCGACCTGGAGACCCTCGACCCGGGCAAGGCGGACGAGGACGCGCTCGGGGTCACCTACGACGACATCGACGACTTCCTGGAAGGCAAGCCGGTCGACGAACGCGCCTTCGACACGATCGTCCGCCGCTACCGCGCCACCGGCCACAAGCGCGCGCTGCCCATCGCTCCCTGA
- a CDS encoding cation:proton antiporter domain-containing protein, producing MLAVTVIAGILFIWSLLALRLSRWSITAPIAMMAAGIALTASSNPPLRFELETTVFEHAVEVILALLLFVDAIEVPGRILGREKGLVLRLLGGGLPLTLGAAFLTGLLLFPGQSGWLLAVLATVVVPLDLAPTASVVRDQRIPARLREVLNVEGGLNDGIVSPVFLLCIAVAVESHDLHADYGEAMLTAVDAAGWALVTGLAVGWTTGWLLRKSWARGWTQTSAMRLGVLAVPLVAYTFSSAVGGNGFVASFIAGVVFGPAVRELPETAVELTDDVVTLMSLALWFVFGQIVNNAFWPGFQATVILYALLAVTLVRMIPVLLVLVGAGMSRSDKLFLGWMGPRGVTSIVFGSLAVIELPDPSADFVSRVMVITVMLSIVLHGLSAEPIARFYARRTAKPGPPAAPVADTRP from the coding sequence ATGCTTGCCGTCACGGTCATCGCGGGAATTCTCTTCATCTGGTCGCTGTTGGCCCTCAGGCTTTCGCGCTGGAGCATCACCGCGCCCATCGCGATGATGGCGGCGGGCATCGCCCTCACCGCCAGCTCGAACCCTCCGCTGCGTTTCGAGCTCGAGACGACCGTGTTCGAGCACGCGGTGGAAGTCATCCTGGCCCTGCTGCTGTTCGTCGACGCCATCGAGGTCCCCGGCAGGATCCTGGGCCGTGAGAAGGGGCTCGTCCTCCGGCTGCTCGGCGGCGGGCTGCCGTTGACGCTCGGCGCCGCGTTCCTGACCGGACTCCTCCTCTTCCCCGGTCAGTCCGGGTGGCTGCTCGCGGTCCTGGCGACCGTCGTCGTGCCGCTGGACCTCGCCCCCACCGCGTCCGTCGTCCGCGACCAGCGGATCCCCGCCCGACTGCGTGAGGTCCTCAACGTCGAAGGGGGCCTGAACGACGGCATCGTCTCGCCGGTCTTCCTCCTCTGCATCGCGGTGGCCGTCGAGTCGCACGACTTGCACGCCGACTACGGCGAGGCGATGCTGACGGCCGTCGATGCGGCCGGCTGGGCGCTCGTCACCGGACTCGCCGTCGGCTGGACGACCGGCTGGCTGCTGCGGAAGTCGTGGGCCCGTGGGTGGACGCAGACGTCGGCGATGCGGCTGGGCGTGCTGGCCGTCCCGTTGGTGGCGTACACCTTCTCCAGTGCGGTCGGAGGGAACGGATTCGTCGCCTCCTTCATCGCCGGCGTCGTCTTCGGCCCGGCGGTGCGGGAGCTGCCGGAGACGGCCGTGGAGCTCACCGACGACGTGGTCACGCTCATGAGCCTCGCGCTGTGGTTCGTCTTCGGGCAGATCGTCAACAACGCCTTCTGGCCCGGGTTCCAGGCCACGGTCATTCTCTACGCGCTCCTCGCCGTCACCCTGGTCCGCATGATCCCCGTGCTCCTCGTCCTCGTCGGCGCCGGGATGAGCAGGTCGGACAAGCTCTTCCTGGGCTGGATGGGACCGAGAGGGGTGACGTCCATCGTCTTCGGCTCCCTGGCGGTCATCGAACTCCCGGACCCGAGCGCGGACTTCGTCTCCCGCGTGATGGTGATCACCGTGATGCTCAGCATCGTGCTCCACGGACTGAGCGCCGAGCCGATCGCCCGGTTCTACGCCCGGCGGACCGCGAAGCCCGGGCCCCCGGCCGCTCCGGTGGCCGACACCCGCCCCTGA
- a CDS encoding FAD-dependent monooxygenase yields the protein MVDTDVLIVGAGPVGLTAAAELRRHGADCRIIDRLPARLPYAKAVGIQPRTLEIWDRMGMVREAMDAAVPMRGQLVYADGGEPMRIDLRLPPDVPYGFAALPQYETERVIEEHLARFGTGIERGTELVSFKQDTDGVISRIVTVDGGEEEVRSQFLVGCDGAHSIVRKTLGLAFEGAAFPEEYMLADVEVDWGLPPGYGVRAMHHGDDGAVDDLLVCIPLPGRGRYRMSMLVPPELSAVRRDAGEQDTGDGVAHGLETGQRAPGIEHIQAVIDRLSPEPTTASAMRWSSVFRISHRLVDKYADGRVFIAGDAAHIHPPTGAQGMNTGIQDACNLAWKLALTVRGAAHPRLLDSYDAERRPIGEEVVGRTVRHASEGVQADPDDYTTVMLREAQLLVAYPDSPVVGPRTPGLEGPGAGDRAPDCGGLTGGIAAVPLRLYDLLRDRGHVLLLHADSAAALGVCGEIAAAVRHLTDGQAAVLVVLAPDAGTVTDTATGAGTDVDADTSEPGAEAAGPAAGDATESVAYATDGDGRHLPAFLDSRDEFARVYRTTGATAFLVRPDGYLGARVAPLTGPGAVAALSEELARVFRL from the coding sequence GTGGTGGACACCGATGTACTGATCGTGGGTGCCGGTCCGGTGGGACTGACCGCGGCGGCGGAACTGCGGCGCCACGGGGCGGACTGCCGCATCATCGACCGGCTCCCGGCCCGGCTTCCGTACGCCAAGGCCGTGGGGATCCAGCCCCGGACGCTGGAGATCTGGGACCGGATGGGCATGGTCCGCGAAGCCATGGACGCCGCCGTGCCGATGCGCGGCCAGCTGGTGTACGCCGACGGCGGCGAGCCGATGCGCATCGACCTGCGGCTCCCGCCGGACGTCCCGTACGGCTTCGCCGCGCTGCCGCAGTACGAGACCGAGCGCGTCATCGAGGAGCACCTCGCCCGGTTCGGCACAGGGATCGAGCGCGGAACGGAGCTGGTCTCGTTCAAGCAGGACACGGACGGGGTCATCAGCCGGATCGTCACGGTCGACGGAGGCGAGGAGGAGGTCCGGTCCCAGTTCCTCGTCGGCTGCGACGGCGCCCACAGCATCGTCCGCAAGACGCTCGGACTGGCCTTCGAAGGAGCGGCCTTCCCGGAGGAGTACATGCTCGCGGACGTGGAGGTCGACTGGGGCCTGCCGCCGGGCTACGGCGTGCGCGCCATGCACCACGGCGACGACGGAGCCGTCGACGACCTGCTCGTCTGCATCCCGCTGCCCGGACGCGGCCGCTACCGCATGTCCATGCTGGTCCCGCCGGAACTCTCCGCCGTCCGGCGGGACGCGGGGGAGCAGGACACCGGGGACGGCGTCGCGCACGGCCTGGAGACCGGGCAGCGGGCGCCCGGCATCGAGCACATCCAGGCCGTCATCGACCGCCTCTCTCCGGAGCCCACCACGGCGTCGGCCATGCGCTGGTCCTCCGTCTTCCGCATCAGCCACCGCCTGGTGGACAAGTACGCGGACGGCCGGGTCTTCATCGCCGGCGACGCCGCGCACATCCACCCGCCGACGGGCGCCCAGGGCATGAACACCGGTATCCAGGACGCCTGCAACCTCGCCTGGAAACTGGCTCTCACCGTGCGGGGCGCCGCGCATCCCCGGCTGCTCGACAGCTACGACGCCGAGCGTCGGCCCATCGGCGAGGAGGTCGTCGGGCGCACGGTCCGGCACGCCTCGGAGGGCGTCCAGGCCGACCCCGACGACTACACGACCGTGATGCTGCGGGAGGCCCAGTTGCTCGTCGCCTACCCGGACAGCCCCGTCGTGGGCCCGCGCACCCCGGGCCTGGAGGGACCTGGCGCCGGCGACCGGGCACCCGACTGCGGCGGCCTCACCGGTGGCATCGCCGCCGTTCCCCTGCGGCTCTACGACCTGCTGCGCGACCGCGGCCATGTGCTCCTGCTCCACGCCGACTCGGCCGCCGCGCTCGGCGTGTGCGGCGAAATCGCCGCCGCCGTACGTCATCTGACGGACGGGCAGGCGGCGGTCCTGGTGGTTCTCGCCCCGGACGCGGGCACGGTGACCGATACGGCGACCGGCGCGGGTACGGACGTGGACGCGGACACCTCCGAGCCCGGGGCCGAGGCGGCCGGCCCCGCCGCCGGTGACGCCACCGAGTCCGTGGCCTACGCGACGGACGGGGACGGGCGGCACCTGCCCGCCTTCCTCGACAGCCGGGACGAGTTCGCCCGCGTGTACCGCACGACGGGCGCGACGGCGTTCCTCGTACGGCCGGACGGCTACCTGGGCGCGCGCGTGGCACCGTTGACCGGTCCCGGCGCGGTCGCCGCGCTGTCCGAGGAGCTGGCGCGGGTCTTCCGGCTGTAG
- a CDS encoding transglycosylase SLT domain-containing protein, giving the protein MQLSLLPRRATSKIAKYLVGGVAAATVATGVTTAVAPTEASAAPASAHRIDGWIKHSLMVMKAKGIPGSYEGIRRNLMRESSGDLYAINLWDSNAQKGIPSKGLMQVIDPTFRTYHVDGTSWDIYDPIANITAACNYAAKRYGSIDNVNGPY; this is encoded by the coding sequence ATGCAGCTTTCCCTGCTTCCCCGGCGAGCCACGTCCAAGATCGCCAAGTACCTCGTGGGCGGCGTCGCCGCGGCCACCGTCGCAACCGGTGTGACCACGGCCGTAGCACCTACCGAGGCCTCCGCGGCCCCCGCCAGCGCACACCGGATCGACGGCTGGATCAAGCACTCCCTGATGGTCATGAAGGCCAAGGGAATTCCCGGCAGCTACGAGGGGATCCGCCGCAACCTGATGCGCGAATCGAGCGGCGATCTCTACGCGATCAACCTCTGGGATTCGAATGCCCAAAAGGGCATTCCGTCCAAGGGGCTCATGCAGGTCATTGACCCCACATTTCGGACATACCACGTAGACGGCACCTCGTGGGACATTTATGACCCAATTGCGAATATCACGGCGGCGTGCAATTACGCGGCCAAGCGCTACGGGTCCATCGACAATGTGAACGGCCCCTACTGA
- a CDS encoding SDR family oxidoreductase, giving the protein MRIVIAGGHGQIAMRLARLLAASGHEPVGVIRKPEHGDDLREAGAEPCLLDLESASVEEVAAVLQGADGAVFAAGAGPGSGTERKRTVDRDAAVLFADAAERARVRRHIVVSSMGADPEHRGDDVFDVYQRMKGEADAYIRSKDALDWTILRPGMLTNDAGTGLVRLEAHTGRGTIPRDDVAAVIAELLETSATAGLVLELVSGNVPVTVAVKAVAGN; this is encoded by the coding sequence ATGCGCATAGTCATCGCAGGAGGACACGGCCAGATCGCGATGCGCCTGGCGCGGCTGCTCGCGGCGAGCGGGCACGAGCCGGTGGGCGTCATCCGGAAACCGGAGCACGGGGACGACCTGCGGGAGGCCGGTGCGGAACCGTGCCTGCTGGACCTGGAGTCCGCCTCGGTGGAGGAGGTAGCGGCGGTGCTCCAGGGCGCGGACGGCGCGGTGTTCGCGGCGGGGGCCGGGCCGGGCAGCGGTACCGAACGGAAGAGGACGGTGGACCGGGACGCCGCGGTCCTCTTCGCCGACGCGGCCGAACGGGCCCGTGTGCGGCGGCACATCGTCGTCTCGTCCATGGGCGCCGACCCCGAGCACCGGGGCGACGACGTGTTCGACGTCTACCAGCGGATGAAGGGCGAGGCGGACGCCTACATCAGGAGCAAGGACGCCCTGGACTGGACGATCCTGCGCCCCGGCATGCTGACGAACGACGCCGGCACCGGGCTGGTCCGGCTGGAGGCCCACACCGGGCGGGGGACGATCCCCCGGGACGACGTGGCCGCGGTGATCGCGGAACTGCTGGAGACGTCGGCGACGGCGGGGCTGGTCCTCGAACTGGTCAGCGGCAACGTGCCGGTCACGGTGGCGGTGAAGGCGGTCGCGGGCAACTGA
- a CDS encoding amidohydrolase family protein yields the protein MPDSQAQPPDGATADSTTLLLCGARLTDGRTVDVRLSGTRIEAVGTAGSLSAVPRTHSARVDLGGYLLLPAPAEPHAHADTALTALAPEGPVSYATEDVQRRATEAALLQLGHGATALRSHVRIGDVQGLGPLEAVLEARRALRGLAEVTTVAVPRLLTGVAGADGLAMLRDALKTGASVVGGSPDADPDPTGYTEAVLEAAAEHGCPVDLHTDGDDPARLARLAAMAGGLRPGVSIGPCAGLARLPADVASRTADQLAAAGVTVVCLPQGGCAGSELRGVAPVRLLRAAGVPVAAGSGAMRDVTNPVGRGDPLEAAFLLASQGGLRVPDAYDAVSAAARAAMGLPEVRVEAGFPAELLAVRGERLAGVLSLAYSRIVIHRGRVVARTSAVREYCDSAAAVALELPRQGRPDPRP from the coding sequence ATGCCCGACAGCCAGGCGCAGCCGCCCGACGGCGCCACCGCAGACAGCACCACGCTGCTCCTGTGCGGCGCCCGGCTCACCGACGGCCGCACGGTGGACGTGCGGCTGAGCGGCACGCGCATCGAGGCCGTCGGCACCGCCGGCAGCCTCAGCGCCGTACCGAGGACCCACTCCGCCCGCGTGGACCTCGGCGGCTACCTGCTGCTGCCCGCTCCCGCCGAACCGCACGCCCACGCCGACACCGCGCTCACCGCGCTCGCGCCGGAGGGGCCCGTGTCGTACGCCACGGAGGACGTGCAGCGGCGGGCCACCGAGGCCGCGCTGCTCCAGCTCGGGCACGGGGCGACGGCGCTGCGCTCGCACGTGCGCATCGGCGATGTGCAGGGGCTCGGCCCGCTGGAGGCCGTACTGGAGGCGCGGCGGGCGCTGCGCGGGCTCGCCGAGGTGACCACCGTCGCCGTACCCCGGCTGCTCACCGGCGTGGCGGGCGCGGACGGCCTGGCGATGCTGCGGGACGCGCTGAAGACGGGCGCGTCGGTGGTGGGCGGCAGTCCCGACGCCGACCCGGATCCGACCGGGTACACGGAGGCGGTGCTCGAGGCGGCCGCGGAGCACGGCTGCCCCGTCGACCTCCACACGGACGGCGACGATCCGGCGCGGCTGGCCCGGCTCGCCGCCATGGCGGGGGGACTGCGCCCCGGTGTGTCGATCGGTCCCTGCGCCGGACTGGCCCGGCTGCCCGCCGACGTGGCGTCCCGGACGGCCGACCAGCTGGCGGCGGCCGGGGTCACGGTCGTCTGCCTGCCGCAGGGCGGCTGCGCGGGCTCCGAACTGAGGGGCGTCGCTCCCGTACGGCTGCTGCGGGCGGCGGGAGTACCCGTCGCGGCGGGCAGCGGCGCGATGCGGGACGTGACGAATCCGGTGGGCCGCGGCGACCCGCTGGAGGCGGCCTTCCTGCTCGCCTCCCAGGGCGGGCTGCGGGTCCCGGACGCGTACGACGCGGTCAGCGCGGCGGCACGGGCGGCGATGGGCCTGCCGGAGGTACGGGTGGAGGCCGGCTTCCCCGCCGAACTCCTCGCGGTGCGGGGCGAACGGCTCGCGGGCGTCCTCTCCCTGGCGTACAGCCGGATCGTCATCCACCGGGGACGCGTGGTGGCCCGGACCAGCGCGGTACGGGAGTACTGCGACTCGGCCGCCGCGGTGGCGCTGGAGCTGCCCCGGCAGGGGCGGCCCGACCCGAGGCCCTGA
- the rpmG gene encoding 50S ribosomal protein L33, with amino-acid sequence MAATDVRPKITLACVECKERNYITKKNRRNNPDRLEMKKHCPRCNAHTAHRETR; translated from the coding sequence GTGGCTGCCACCGACGTCCGCCCGAAGATCACGCTGGCCTGCGTGGAGTGCAAGGAGCGGAACTACATCACCAAGAAGAACCGGCGCAACAACCCGGACCGTCTTGAGATGAAGAAGCACTGCCCGCGCTGCAACGCGCACACCGCGCACCGCGAGACGCGCTGA
- a CDS encoding MaoC family dehydratase N-terminal domain-containing protein — MALDQSFVGRTYPPTAPYEVGREKIREFAEAIGDANPAYTDPEAAKQFGHSDVIAPPTFVFAITFKAAGQVVEDPQLGLDYSRVVHGDQKFAYTRPVRAGDRLTVTSTIEAVKSLAGNDILDIRGEVHDEAGEHVVTAWTKLVARAAEEG; from the coding sequence ATGGCGCTCGACCAGTCCTTCGTGGGGCGGACCTATCCGCCCACCGCGCCGTACGAGGTCGGCCGGGAGAAGATCCGGGAGTTCGCGGAGGCGATCGGTGACGCCAACCCCGCCTACACGGACCCCGAAGCCGCGAAGCAGTTCGGCCACTCGGACGTGATCGCCCCGCCGACCTTCGTGTTCGCCATCACGTTCAAGGCGGCGGGACAGGTCGTCGAGGATCCGCAGCTCGGCCTGGACTACAGCCGTGTCGTGCACGGCGACCAGAAGTTCGCGTACACCCGCCCCGTACGGGCGGGGGACCGGCTGACGGTCACCTCCACGATCGAGGCCGTCAAGTCGCTCGCGGGCAACGACATCCTGGACATCCGCGGCGAGGTGCACGACGAGGCCGGGGAGCACGTCGTCACCGCGTGGACCAAGCTGGTGGCGCGAGCCGCCGAGGAGGGCTGA
- a CDS encoding MaoC family dehydratase, with protein MAAKITYEDVEVGTELPPQTFPVTRATLVRYAGASGDFNPIHWNEKFAKEVGLPDVIAHGMFTMAEAARVVTDWTGDPAAVVEYGVRFTKPVVVPDDDRGAVIEVSGKVAAKLDDNRVRVDLTAVSAGQKVLGMSRAVVRLA; from the coding sequence ATGGCGGCGAAAATCACATACGAGGACGTCGAGGTCGGCACCGAACTGCCGCCGCAGACCTTCCCGGTGACCCGGGCGACGCTGGTGCGGTACGCGGGCGCCTCCGGGGACTTCAACCCGATCCACTGGAACGAGAAGTTCGCCAAGGAGGTCGGCCTGCCGGACGTGATCGCGCACGGCATGTTCACGATGGCCGAGGCGGCGCGCGTGGTGACCGACTGGACGGGCGACCCGGCCGCGGTCGTCGAGTACGGGGTCCGCTTCACCAAGCCGGTGGTCGTGCCCGACGACGACCGGGGCGCGGTCATCGAGGTCAGCGGCAAGGTCGCGGCCAAGCTGGACGACAACCGGGTGCGCGTGGACCTGACGGCGGTGTCGGCGGGCCAGAAGGTGCTCGGGATGTCCCGGGCGGTCGTCCGCCTCGCCTGA